The Maylandia zebra isolate NMK-2024a linkage group LG7, Mzebra_GT3a, whole genome shotgun sequence genome contains a region encoding:
- the cdkn1bb gene encoding cyclin dependent kinase inhibitor 1Bb, which produces MSDVRLSNGSPTLERTDSRLSEHPKPSACRSLFGSVDHEELKRDLKGHLRELEERASDHWGFDFATDTPRANSRFEWKLVDCRDLPGFYTRQPLTKKGVCSTGNNNVDLNGNHSCVVVPPSEDPDRADGQMECTEQCTALRKRHACHDSPVPSKRSHSSSDVSCPSRSHSAEHTPRKTSPKRKT; this is translated from the exons ATGTCAGATGTTCGACTTTCAAACGGGAGCCCGACGCTGGAGCGGACGGACTCACGGCTGTCTGAACACCCGAAACCGTCAGCCTGCAGGAGCCTCTTCGGCTCGGTGGATCACGAAGAGTTAAAGAGGGATTTAAAGGGACATTTGCGGGAGTTGGAAGAGCGCGCCTCCGACCACTGGGGCTTCGACTTCGCCACTGACACGCCGAGGGCCAACTCCAGGTTCGAGTGGAAACTAGTGGATTGCAGAGACCTGCCGGGCTTCTACACTCGGCAGCCGCTTACGAAGAAAGGCGTCTGCTCCACTGGGAATAACAATGTGGATCTTAACGGGAATCACAGTTGTGTTGTGGTGCCTCCGAGCGAAGATCCCGACAGGGCTGACGGGCAAATGGAGTGCACGGAACAGTGTACAGCGCTGAGGAAAAGACACGCGTGTCACG aCTCCCCTGTTCCGAGCAAGAGGTCACACAGCAGCTCAGATGTTAGTTGTCCGAGTCGGAGTCACTCTGCAGAGCACACGCCCAGAAAGACCAGTCCCAAGAGGAAAACGTGA
- the yars2 gene encoding tyrosine--tRNA ligase, mitochondrial yields MAASMVGICCYVWRRGSCNLLGPATLCLTLRSKFHSSSSAHHGLLLSLHKRGVLKDSFPENAAQEQLPRLLQSGAQTVYCGFDPTADSLHVGNLLALIGLLHFRGAGHHVIAVLGGATAQIGDPSGKTSEREQLSADVVEANTHSIRESIQRIFTNHELHFHDGSRPLGTVTVLNNLSWYKNWGVVGFLSEAGRHFRMGTMLSRHSVQSRLKSAEGMSLTEFTYQVFQAYDFHHLNQIYGCKIQLGGTDQLGNLMSGHEYIHKVSGEEVYGLTIPLVTSTVGDKLGKTAGNAVWLNRDKTSPFELYQFFLRQPDASVEGYLKLFTFLPLAEVEKLMEQQREDPSKRLAHKRLAAEVTKLVHGKEGLETAKRCTNALYHSSVQALEEMSDEELQELFREAPFHELLLEPGTTVIDACRKVGAIPEGPRGYQMVSDGAVWINHTRTDNPEQVLIPKLHILANGLTLLRVGKKNFYIIKWLSL; encoded by the exons ATGGCTGCGTCCATGGTGGGTATCTGCTGTTATGTGTGGCGGCGTGGCTCTTGTAATCTTCTCGGGCCGGCCACTCTTTGCCTCACACTCAGGTCTAAATTTCACTCTTCTTCTTCCGCGCACCACGGGCTGCTTCTCTCTCTGCACAAACGCGGCGTTCTGAAAGACTCATTCCCAGAAAACGCAGCCCAAGAGCAGCTCCCCCGGCTGCTCCAGTCCGGTGCTCAGACGGTATACTGCGGATTTGACCCCACAGCCGACAGTCTCCATGTGGGGAACTTGCTCGCTCTCATCGGCCTGCTGCACTTCCGAGGCGCCGGACACCATGTGATCGCGGTGCTCGGAGGAGCCACGGCACAAATCGGAGATCCGAGCGGGAAGACGAGCGAGCGGGAGCAGCTGTCCGCGGACGTGGTGGAGGCGAACACCCACAGCATCCGGGAGAGCATTCAGAGGATCTTCACCAACCACGAGCTGCACTTTCACGACGGTTCCAGGCCGCTGGGAACCGTGACTGTTCTAAACAACCTGAGCTGGTATAAGAACTGGGGCGTGGTGGGGTTTCTGTCGGAGGCTGGAAGACACTTCAGGATGGGCACCATGCTCAGCCGCCACAGCGTGCAGTCCAGGCTAAAGAGCGCCGAGGGCATGAGCCTGACAGAGTTCACCTACCAGGTGTTCCAAGCTTATGACTTCCACCACCTGAACCAAATATACGGCTGCAAGATTCAGCTTGGAGGCACCGACCAACTGGGCAACTTGATGTCTGGCCATGAGTACATTCACAA AGTAAGCGGCGAGGAGGTGTACGGCCTGACCATCCCGTTAGTTACCAGCACTGTCGGGGACAAGCTGGGGAAAACTGCAGGCAATGCAGTGTGGCTCAACAGAGATAAGACGTCACCCTTTGAACTCTACCAGTTCTTTCTCAGGCAGCCTGATGCCAGTGTGGAAGG gtaTCTGAAGTTGTTCACCTTTCTGCCTTTGGCAGAGGTAGAGAAACTGATGGAGCAACAGAGAGAAGATCCAAGTAAACGCCTCGCCCACAAAAGACTGGCTGCTGAAGTGACAAAACTGGTGCATGGAAAGGAGGGCCTGGAGACTGCAAAGAG ATGCACCAATGCACTTTATCACAGCAGCGTGCAAGCCTTGGAGGAAATGAGTGATGAGGAGCTTCAGGAACTCTTCAGGGAGGCACCTTTCCATGAGCTGCTGTTGGAGCCGGGGACAACTGTTATAGATGCCTGCCGCAAGGTCGGCGCCATCCCTGAGGGTCCCAGAGG gtATCAAATGGTTTCAGATGGAGCAGTGTGGATCAACCACACACGTACAGACAACCCGGAGCAGGTACTGATCCCCAAACTCCACATCCTGGCTAATGGACTCACGCTGCTCAGAGTGGGCAAGAAGAACTTCTACATTATCAAGTGGCTTAGCCTCTGA